The Coffea arabica cultivar ET-39 chromosome 1e, Coffea Arabica ET-39 HiFi, whole genome shotgun sequence genome has a window encoding:
- the LOC140016873 gene encoding uncharacterized protein yields MRLQTVANEIRCKTFPMFLKGRAWLWFQGLAPGSIRNFPELAREFVAQFVFSKTYSKNAAYLMAIRQKSDESLRNFMARFNTESLQIRDKDEKVVMASFMNGLRAEELFYKLAEKPPGDLEELLTRAHAAANAEEAARLKKESDRELENRKGRGNPPESKNGPAKKNVFDRLSKEKAPAQPPLPEKGYTPLTRPRTQILAVMEADGLGERPPKMGTPRNKRNQDRYCAFHRDVGHDTERCWTLRKEIEDLIRRGFLGQFVRQGRPGQESESTYRGDRSEGQRRDRPERRDVPRGHSPDQDIQNLAGVINTIAGKSYYLYTLFRIQMGTEMIDSKGPR; encoded by the exons ATGCGTCTGCAAACAGTGGCAAATGAGATCCGTTGCAAGACTTTCCCCATGTTCCTGAAGGGGAGGGCCTGGCTCTGGTTCCAGGGTCTAGCGCCGGGGTCCATCCGAAATTTTCCCGAACTGGCTAGGGAATTCGTCGCCCAGTTCGTATTTTCAAAGACTTATTCGAAGAACGCGGCTTACCTGATGGCAATCAGGCAGAAGTCGGACGAGTCCCTGAGAAACTTCATGGCCCGCTTCAACACGGAGAGCCTGCAGATCAGGGACAAGGACGAAAAGGTGGTGATGGCCTCCTTCATGAACGGGCTCAGGGCGGAGGAGCTCTTCTACAAGTTGGCCGAAAAGCCTCCCGGAGACTTGGAGGAGCTCTTGACCAGGGCACACGCAGCCGCTAACGCAGAGGAGGCAGCGCGTCTGAAGAAGGAGTCGGATCGGGAGCTCGAAAACCGGAAAGGACGGGGAAACCCACCTGAAAGCAAGAATGGCCCTGCCAAGAAGAACGTTTTTGACCGACTCTCCAAGGAAAAAGCCCCCGCTCAACCGCCGCTTCCTGAGAAAGGGTACACCCCCCTGACTCGACCCAGAACCCAGATCCTGGCCGTCATGGAGGCGGATGGCCTAGGGGAACGGCCGCCTAAGATGGGGACCCCTCGGAACAAGAGAAACCAAGACCGATACTGTGCCTTCCACCGTGACGTCGGGCATGATACGGAGAGATGCTGGACCCTGCGGAAGGAGATCGAGGATCTGATCCGGCGCGGTTTCCTGGGACAATTCGTGCGGCAAGGTCGACCGGGCCAGGAGTCGGAAAGCACCTACCGCGGAGACAGAAGCGAGGGCCAGCGTCGCGACCGCCCTGAACGGCGTGACGTACCTCGGGGCCACTCTCCCGACCAAGACATCCAGAACTTAGCAGGGGTGATAAACACCATCGctg GTAAAAGCTATTACCTTTACACCCTTTTTAGGATCCAAATGGGAACTGAGATGATCGATAGTAAGGGTCCTCGTTGA